The Catharus ustulatus isolate bCatUst1 chromosome 16, bCatUst1.pri.v2, whole genome shotgun sequence genome window below encodes:
- the COPS3 gene encoding COP9 signalosome complex subunit 3: MASALEQFVNSVRQLSAQGQMTQLCELINKSGELLAKNLSHLDTVLGALDVQEHSLGVLAVLFVKFSMPSIPDFETLFSQVQLFISTCNGEHIRYATDTFAGLCHQLTNALVERKQPLRGISILRQAIDKMQMNTNQLTSIHADLCQLCLLAKCFKPALPYLDVDMMDICKENGAYDAKHFLCYYYYGGMIYTGLKNFERALYFYEQAITTPAMAVSHIMLESYKKYILVSLILLGKVQQLPKYTSQIVGRFIKPLSNAYHELAQVYSTNKPSELRNLVNKHSETFTRDNNMGLVKQCLSSLYKKNIQRLTKTFLTLSLQDMASRVQLSGPQEAEKYVLHMIEDGEIFASINQKDGMVCFHDNPEKYNNPAMLHNIDQEMLKCIELDERLKAMDQEITVNPQFVQKSMGSQEDDSGTKPSSYS; encoded by the exons ATGGCGTCGGCCCTGGAGCAGTTCGTCAACAGCGTCCGGCAGCTCTCGGCCCAGG ggcAAATGACCCAGCTTTGTGAACTGATCAATAAAAGTGGAGAGCTGCTAGCAAAAAATCTGTCCCATCTGGATACAGTGCTTGGTGCCCTGGATGTACAGGAACACTCACTAGGTGTTCTTGCTGTCTT gTTTGTGAAGTTTTCTATGCCCAGCATCCCTGACTTCGAAACGTTATTCTCACAGGTGCAGCTTTTTATCAGCACTTGCAATGGAGAACACATCAGATATGCAACAGACACTT TTGCTGGCCTGTGCCACCAGTTAACAAATGCCCTTGTGGAAAGAAAACAG CCCCTGCGAGGAATTAGCATTCTCAGACAAGCCATAGACAAGATGCAGATGAACACAAACCAGCTGACCTCAATACACGCAGATCTCTGCCAG cTCTGTTTGTTAGCAAAATGCTTTAAACCTGCCCTCCCGTATCTAGATGTGGACATGATGGATATTTGTAAAGAGAATGGGGCTTATGATGCGAAGCACTTTTTATGTTACTACTACTATGGTGGGATGATATACACTGGGCTAAAGAACTTTGAAAGAGCACTCTACTTTTATGAACAG GCAATAACTACTCCAGCCATGGCAGTCAGTCATATTATGTTGGAATCATATAAAAAGTATATCCTAGTTTCTTTGATACTGCTTGGTAAAGTTCAGCAGCTACCAAAATACACTTCTCAGATAGTTGGTAGATTCATTAAG ccTCTTAGCAATGCTTACCATGAATTAGCGCAAGTTTATTCAACCAATAAACCCTCGGAGCTTCGAAATCTGGTGAACAAACACAGTGAAACTTTCACAAGAGATAACAATATGGGGCTGGTTAAGCAATGCTTGTCATCTCTCTACAAAAAGAATATTCAGAGGCTAACCAAG ACGTTTTTAACATTGTCATTACAAGACATGGCAAGTCGAGTGCAGCTGTCAGGGCcccaagaagcagaaaaatacgTCCTCCACATG ATAGAAGATGGTGAAATCTTTGCAAGTATTAATCAGAAAGATGGTATGGTCTGTTTCCATGATAATCCTGAAAAATATAACAATCCAGCTATGCTTCATAACATTGATCAGGAG ATGCTGAAATGTATAGAGCTAGATGAACGACTGAAAGCCATGGATCAAGAGATCACTGTGAACCCTCAGTTTGTGCAGAAG AGTATGGGCTCTCAAGAAGATGACTCAGGGACCAAACCATCCAGTTATTCTTGA